In a genomic window of Rhododendron vialii isolate Sample 1 chromosome 12a, ASM3025357v1:
- the LOC131311711 gene encoding UPF0481 protein At3g47200-like, with the protein MGEKLNDWAIQVEDELKLMPTTETTEMQQWDKQSIYKVPECFTDLNKKAYKPQFVSFGPYHHEEPHLEPMEKHKHRALLHFLKRSQKPLASYVAALAEVAQSLKGSYESLDHIWQADTGRFLMLMILDGCFVLEVMRTSTLQVNYYSENDPIFSEHGKLHIVPYIRRDMMMLENQLPMLLLTTLVAVEKEEGTKFHEIVNKLICKFCFPNPWFPYDASIGECLHLLDVYRSSLLIRVRTRRKIRAHAQGNEVIRSSTGGNEVIRCAMELSDAGIRFKKSRSATLNDISFTGGVLSLPPIVVDGTTESTFLNLIAFERFHVDFVGNEVTYYIFFMSKIIESAEDVSILRTGGIIKNALGSDDDVVKLFNSLSKDLTLDPLTILYGLHGTVNKYWEERWVRVYIMKNYFRNPWAMLSLIAAVFLFFFTLAQTAYTIISYHDPAKN; encoded by the exons ATGGGAGAAAAGCTTAATGATTGGGCGATACAAGTAGAAGATGAATTGAAGCTAATGCCAACAACCGAAACTACAGAAATGCAACAATGGGACAAGCAATCCATCTACAAAGTCCCGGAATGCTTCACGGACTTGAACAAGAAAGCCTACAAGCCCCAGTTCGTCTCCTTCGGGCCATACCATCACGAGGAGCCCCACTTGGAGCCGATGGAGAAGCACAAGCACCGCGCTCTCCTCCATTTTCTCAAGAGGTCCCAAAAGCCTCTTGCGTCCTATGTCGCCGCTCTGGCCGAAGTCGCTCAAAGTCTGAAAGGCTCGTACGAGTCACTCGATCACATTTGGCAAGCCGACACCGGCCGGTTCTTGATGCTGATGATTCTTGATGGCTGTTTTGTGCTCGAAGTCATGCGTACCTCGACGCTGCAGGTGAATTATTATTCAGAAAACGATCCGATCTTCAGTGAGCATGGGAAGCTCCACATTGTGCCTTATATCAGACGTGACATGATGATGCTTGAAAATCAACTCCCCATGCTTCTTCTCACCACGCTTGTTGCTGTTGAAAAGGAGGAGGGAACTAAG TTTCATGAGATTGTGAACAAGCTTATTTGCAAGTTCTGCTTCCCCAACCCCTGGTTCCCATACGACGCCAGCATTGGCGAATGCTTGCACTTACTCGACGTGTACAGGTCAAGTCTCCTTATACGCGtgagaacaagaagaaagatcCGCGCCCATGCACAAG GCAATGAGGTCATCCGGTCTAGCACGGGAGGCAACGAGGTCATCCGGTGCGCAATGGAGCTTAGCGATGCCGGAATCCGATTCAAGAAAAGCAGGAGCGCAACCCTGAATGACATCTCCTTTACAGGTGGGGTGCTGAGTCTCCCGCCCATAGTGGTGGACGGCACTACTGAGTCTACGTTTTTGAACCTCATTGCTTTCGAGCGGTTCCATGTTGATTTTGTGGGGAACGAGGTGACCTATTATATCTTCTTCATGAGCAAAATCATCGAAAGCGCGGAGGACGTTAGCATCTTGCGCACTGGAGGGATCATCAAGAATGCCCTCGGCAGTGACGACGACGTCGTCAAACTCTTCAATTCCCTCTCTAAGGATCTAACACTTGACCCGTTAACTATCCTGTATGGGTTGCATGGGACGGTCAATAAGTACTGGGAGGAGCGCTGGGTGCGTGTGTATATCATGAAGAACTATTTTAGGAACCCTTGGGCGATGCTCTCGCTCATAGCtgctgttttccttttcttcttcacgCTAGCACAAACGGCATACACCATTATATCGTATCACGATCCGGCCAAGAATTAG